TAAGTCCTCTGTGACTTAGCTGAACATCCCATCTCTGTCCGGTTGCAGCACTACCAATCTTTGAAACTGTTATTTTGAACTTACCGTCAGCTGTAATATCGAAATTAGCTGTTGCGGGGTATGTTTCAACCACGCGCCATGGAAGACCAATTCCATTGTCAAAGGTGTGGTTTCTAATCAAGTCGCCAGCACCTTCATACTCGCCTGCAGATGCTTGTACTACACATGTGGATAGAATAAGCACTATTGCCATAAGCATAGCAATTTTTTTTACTAACCTTTTTTTCATATTTACCTCCTAATTAAAATTTTATTTTTTAAGCCCATTCAACAAATACGTGTTTCATGTAGGCATTAAAAACAATATCTCATTGGAAAAATTGCTTATCGATAGAGTTAGAGGCATTAGTGCGTAAATATGTTTTTGAAGAATGAAGTAAGAAAGTTTTAACTTTGCTTAGTAAAAATGGTAAGAATATTCCTTAACTCAGGAATTTTTTATGTATCAACTATTGATTATCGTTTGGTTATGATGGTTCTTATTTATATACAATATTTTACCATATTACGTTGAATTAGTAAATTTTGTAAATTTTCTTTAACCTCTTTATCAATATATACCTTGTTATATTATCAGGTGTAACAACCGTTTCAGCTCTTAATAGAAAACACCACTTAATAGATGTACCAGTGATATGAAGTTGTTAATCATCAGTTTTTTACACTTAATATAGTGAGAGAATAATTGAATTTAGTCGCAGAGGATTAGGGATAAATTCTTTGTATACTGATATCCCATTCATTTATTTTTTTCATTATTAATCGTTTATGGAGGGTTACTATGGGAAAAATTGAAGTTGCAACACAATGGATGATTGACTTGGCAAATGATAACACCCATGGCTATGATCAGGGATATAGGTGGGGTGAGTATGGTGACTATGATTGTTCTTCTGCCGTCATTACTGCCTGGCAGACTGCAGGTGTACCGGTAAAAAGCAATGGTGCGACTTATACCGGTAATATGAAAAATGTTTTTCTTAACACCGGTTTTTCTGATGTAATATCATCAGTAGTGCTATCAAGCGGTTCTGGCCTGGTACGTGGAGATGTGTTATTAAATTCAACTTCACATACTGCAATGTATATCGGAAACGGACAAATCGTTCATGCAAGTATAAATGAAAACGGTACTGTAACCGGAGGACAAGCAGGAGATCAAACAGGAAAAGAAATCTGTATCAGAAGCTATTACAATAAACCATGGGATTGTATTCTCAGATATAATGAAGGAAGTACTCCCCCAACAAATGGTAATACAATTGTACAGAAGGGACAGGTTCAAGCTAACAACTTTACCGGTTCCAGCATTGCTACTGATGGCATAAGAGGGGCTGAAACAAAAAAGGCAGGTATTAAAGTTTTACAAACTGCCATGAATTTAGATTATAATGCAGGTCTTGTAGTTGATGGTATTTGGAGTACTACATCAAGTAATGCTCTTGGAAATCATTATGTAACTGTCGGAGAAACTCAATACATGGTCACCGCAGCTGAAATTCTGGTAATGTTACGTGGATATGATCCAAATGGTGTAGAATATCCGGGAATATTTGGCTCTGGACTAACATCAGCAATAAATTCATTTAAAAGTGCCAATGGCTTACCCGCAAATGGGGTATGTGACAGCTCTACTTTTCTTTCACTTATTAGTTAATAAGTAAAAATACAATGGTTAATTTCAAATTTTGTGTAAACTTCCATGATTGATATTAGAATTAATATCAATCATGGAAGTTTTTTATGGGAAGAAATTTGTCAGTAATACTGCTTTTAATACCACTTTACTTTCTATAATTAATATATTCTTACACTTTTTTCTATTGTTCACTATTAAATTGCTTTGAATGAATACTATCCCCAAAATATAACAATAAATTAACTGTAAATAAATAAAAAAATAGTTGATAACTGGTAAAATCAGTAATATAATCAATAATATAATTAAAATTGGAAGAAATGTTATTTAATAGGCGAATCTAGGGATAGAAAAAGGGGATAAAAAATAAGGGATAAAAAGAGGAATAGGAGTAGAGAATATGCTGAAAAGAAGACCGATAATGGAAATAATGGAATCTACGAAACAGAATGATGTGATATTTATACAACCGCATCTATTAACAGATGAGCTAAAACACGAACAAAACAAGATTGTTGTAGAATTCTGGGAAGCAATGCATAAACATGCCGTTTTATTAGGTGATATTCCATCGGAACCTAATCATGGCATTTTTTTTATAGCCGGAACTTTACTGAAGGCAGGGTATGCTGTTGATGCTCTTGATTTTTACGCTTATGACCGTTACCTGAGATACAAGGAAGGAAGAAAGATTGAGTATAGTGATATTGAAAATGCAATAAAGACTAAGAATGCAAGGGTTTATGCCATATCTTCTAAAACTGTTGCAATTAACAGAGCTATTGAGATAGCAAGAATAATTAAAAAGTTCCACCCGGAAGCAATCACAGTTTTTGGAGGGCTCCATCCCACACTTTACGGTGAAGAATTGTTGAAAGAACATTCTGATGTGGTTGACTATGTTTCCAGAGGAGAAGGAGAGGATAGTACTCTTGAATTTTTGGAATACCTCGATGGAAAGAGAGGTATTGAGGAAGTCAAGAACCTGATGTATATGGGGAAAGATGGCAAGGTTGTACATAATCCGAGAAGACTTGTTACAGATGTAGACATAGACAATCTTCCATTTCCGGCATATGAATTGATTTGTCAGGAGTCTAGTCCGATCGTACCTAGAGTTCTTGCTGCAAGAGGCTGCCCGCATGGTTGTGCCTTCTGTACTATTACTCACTATTATGATAGAAAATTTAAGCTAAGAAGTCCTGAATCGGTTATAAGTGAAATACAATATATGAAAGATAATTTTGATATTGAATTTTATTGCATGGGTGATTTGACCTATTCAATTAATCGTGAATATGCACACCAGATTTGTAATTTGTTGATTGAGAGAAAATTAAACAATATCAAATGGTGGTGTCAGACAACCGTTGGAAGATTGAATGCTGAGGACCTTGCTTTAATGAAGGAGGCTGGATGCATTCAGGTGGCCTTTGGAGTAGAGGCTGAAGACCAAAGTATATTAAATAACGTTGATAAACCTCATGCAGCAAGTAAAACGGAGGTTCAATGTCAACTCGTTAAAGATGCAGGGATGACAGTTCAAACATACTGGTTAATCGGTTTGGGCGGAGATACCAAGAAATCGGTTGAGCATAGAATACAAAAGATCAAGACCTTTATTGAGACAGGGTTGACAGATTCAATACATATTTCGGTTCCTGTTCCATTCCCCGGAACTCCTATATGGTATGAGCCTGAAAAGTACGGATATACAATAAATCATACTGATTTCAGCAAATACTGGATGAACTGTGATGAGTTAGGGTATGGAAAGCCAGTGTTAAATACTGAAAAATTATCGGCAGACCATCTTTATATGTATTGGCAGTTAGCATTATCTACTGCAACGGCAAGCTTTGAAAAAGTTGCAAAAGAGCAGGCCAACAATTTTGCGCACTTCCAGCCTAAAGGATTATTTACACCTAAAAGCGAAAGTGAAATGCCTGCATTTGTATAAAGACTTTTATAGATTGGTGAATTAACAGAGTATGGTGCATATATTTTCAATAGCCAGTTATGGATTTTGGCTTTCGATAAGTCTGATATTGCCAATAGGTCCACAGAATATGTTTATTTTATTACATAGCCTTACACAGAAAAACATAAAGCATGATTTTATTATTGCAAGTGCAGCAGCCTTATCCGATACAATTTTGATTTTTTTAGGTGTTAGTGGATTCGCAAATATAATATCAGAGAACCAGATTGTAATATATGCACTGTATATTTTCTCCGTAGGATTCCTTACGTACATAGGAATTAGCCTTTGGCGAAGAAAGTTGCAGGTTGAGCAAATAAAAGGTGAAGCCTTTAACAAGAATCTGTTACGGAAAAGTATGCATATATTTGCTATATCAATGTTTAACCCACAGGCTATTTTAGATACTGTTGTAGTAATAGGCATTGCATCCGTTGACTACAACAATACCGCCGATAAGTTTATATTTGGTTTAGCATGTGTACTTACATCTTTTATATTTTTTTACACTATTGTAATCATAGGAAAACTGGTTAATTCCAACATAAGTCAAAGAAATTATAAGTTGTTGGATCGCTTATCTGCAATCCTTATGTGGATTTTTGCTTGCAGATCGTTAATTAAGCTTTTTTAAAGCTAGGTCTTTATAGTTGATTTGAAGGAGGCTAGCTGTGAGTAATGCTAATTTAATAACTCTATTTGATAAAGCTGTAGAAATATATAGAAATGAGCCTGCGATTATTTTCGAAGGAAAGACCATAACATATACCGAGTTAGAGAATAATATAAACAAGCTGGCTGAATTATTAATACATAAAAATATAAAAAAAGGTAATTATGTAGGCGTTTGCATAAGAAAATCACCTGAACTGATATATGCCGCAATGGCAGTTCTGAAATTAGGTGCGGTTTATGTGCCGTTAGCTCCTGAGTATCCTGTGGCCAGAACAGATTATATAATTAAGGATGCTGGTATTGATTCACTTATTGCCGATTCTGATATGCGTAACAAGTTTAATGTGAAAAATGTGGTTTGTCCCACAGAGGACCTCTCTGAAACAAATGTCCCTAAAATAGCAACAGAAATAATGCAGCAAGATGATTTGGCTTATGCTATATATACCTCCGGTACAACGGGAAAACCCAAGGGAGTTATGATACATTGCGGAGGGTTTTTAAACAGGATTCAGTGGCAGAGAAAATATTTTAATGTTGATTCAAAGGATAGAGTTTTACATAAAGCACCTATCGGCTTCGATATTTCTTTGTGGGAAATGTTTTTACCCTTAGTATCCGGTGCAGCTTTGGTTATATCCAAAGAAAACGGATATATGGATGTTGAATATATTATAAATCTTATAGAAAGTACCCGGGTCACAATCTCTCAGTTTGTTCCTTCAATTTTACGTATACTTGTAGAATATACAAATACCAATGGCAACAGTAAGCTGGCCTGCTTAAGAAAAATCGTAAGCAGTGGAGAAGAACTTACTTTTGGTCTGCTAAAGGCATTTACACAGCACTATCCCAACATAAAGCTATACAACTTTTATGGACCTACAGAGGCTTCTATCTGTGTTACAGCATGTTGCTTAAACGAATGTGAACGCAAAAGCTATGTTCCGTTAGGTGATGCTATAGATAACATGGAAGTGTTTCTACTGGATGATGACAACAGGCTGATTACTGATAGTCATATTAAAGGTGAAATATGTATAGGTGGAATAGGAGTAGGAAAGGGCTACATTAACAAGCCTCAGGAAACAGAGTATGCATTTTGCAAACACTACAGCAGAGAGGGCGAGGTAATGTACCGAACCGGTGATATCGGCTACTACTGTGATAATGACCTTGTATATGTGGGACGTAAGGACCAGACAGTTAAGATAAGAGGAAATAGAGTAGATTTAGGTGAAATCGAAGTAAAAATATGTGAAATACATCAGATAGAGGCTGCGGTTGTAAAATGCTTTAAGACAGAACAGGAATCACAGATATTGGCGGCTTTTTATAAGCCGGTTAATAAGGATTCAGATAGTTTGAAAATTCAGGAACTTTTAGCAGGGTATTTAAAAAATGAATTACCTGCATATATGCTTCCTCAGCAATATATTAAAGTTGATGAGTTTGAGCTTACGTCAAACGGCAAAATTGACAGGGAAAAGCTTAAACTTGAAGAAAAAACATCCCGGATAAATGAAAATAATGGCTTCTACGGAGATAAGGATAAAAAAGCAATAATAATTGAACTTTTCACTAAATACCTGAATTGTGAAATTTCTGAGGATGATGACTTCTTTATTTTAGGAGGGTCCTCTCTGGAAGCAATTCGGATGATTATGGAAATTAATAATGAACTGAATATTTCGTTAAAATACACAGACGTAATGCTGGACCTTACCGTTAACGGTATAGTTAATGCATGTGATTGAGTGTGAATATAATGCACGGGAGGTTAAACATGTTTGAGCTAGATGTTAAAGTTATTACTCGGGAGCTTAGTTTTGAAAACTTCAAATCCCACTTTACCAAACCTCTAATATACTACATGGTTAATAAAAATGATGATATGTCATTTTTTATAACGTATGTGCTTGTTGATTTTAATAATAATAAAATGACATATATTTATTCATATAGTGACAGTAACAAACAAATATTGGATATGCAGGACGAAATAGAACGGTATCATATGTCAAAGTGTCCGCATAATTCAATACAAGTAAAGGAAAATGAGAGTTTTTTGACCTTCAATGAGGATGAAAAATTCTTTACTTTTATTAACTACGTTGAAAAAAAGATGTATGTCTGTACAATGAAGGATTTAATACCTGAGTCGGAAATTAAGTTCGAAAAAATCAGCCATACATTTTATAAAGACGATACTGATGCATCGTATTTTTATCTGTCTGCGGTAGATACTGAGCAAATACTACATATCTATAGAATATCTCTTGATCTGAAGGATATTACCGAAGTCAATTCTTTCGAAGGAAAGCCAATCCCTCCTCATGTATTACGGAACCATAAGGACTATTTTTTCTTAAGTGATGAGTTCCGTTACTCACAATTTGAGCTAACAAATAAGAATAAGATTGTTACCCAGGACGAGCTAAGTCGTATGTATTTTAAGCTATCCGTTAAACTTAATGTCGGACGTGAGGTTCCAATGAGTTTTCGTGAGGAAAGAGCGGCATTATATCAGGAGATGCGCAGAAAATATGGAATAAAGTGCATGCAAGGCAGGATTATGATGATCAACCGCAAAACCAACGAACAGACTTACTATAATACAACAGGTGGAAGTCCTGCTCACTTTGAAATCGACAGCAAACAAAACTGCGTCTATACCTCTGCTCATAACTTTTTTGGAGTAAAAGACGGAGTAATCTATTTCGAGCCTGCAATAATAGACAAGTTTGAAATTGTTGATGACAAATTGGTACATAAGGGAGCATTCAGTTATGAAAAGGGATATCGTTATACGTCCCACAAGATATTCAGTGTAGGCGGAAAAACGTATATCTGTACATTCGGTCAGCCCAACAGATTGATTTTTGCCGATGCAGATACAATGGAGCTTTTGTTCTATGAGGATATAGGAGAAGACGAGCTGAGCAGTCAGGATGATGTCAGTTTGTATATAAACTCCTGCGGAAACAACACGGAGATTATTGCTATTGAGGTTTCACCTGACAATAAGCTCATAGTTTTTGTAGACGGCACATATCTATATTTGTATGATTTTGAAAAACGTCAGATTTGTAAAAAAGTCAGTCATGGATTTGATACCGGAAATGATGGTATCAACATGGAGGACTTTAAGATTAGAACAGTGCATTTTAACTACTTGAGCTAATATTACGATTAGGAGAAAAATATGAAAATAGAGATTAAAGAATCAAATGAAAACTATAATTTGTATGTAAAATCAGTTGACGGAAAACAAGTTTTTATCACGATTGCAAATCAAAATAAAGACCAGGATATATTGAAGACCGCTTCACTGTTATACAAAAAAGCCTATGAGATATTAACCAAGTATAACATAACAGTATTTCATGAAAGGTTTTTCGGAACCAGCAAGTTTTATCATGATGTACAGAAGATAAGGGCTGAGGAACTAAAACTGAATACACAAGACAAATGTTTCAGTTATATTGAAGGTTCTCCTTATTGGGGTGAAGGAATATCAGGTATTAACGTACACGGTATCATTTTGTGTGATGAAGAGATTAAAGATGTGGAGTTCAACGGAATAGTCTGCGGGAAGTTGTATAAGACCGATGCGGTGGACTATATGTTGGTACATACCGTTCATGGCAATAAGGAAAGTGACTACTATGGGCAGACATATGAGATGTTTCAATCAATGATTCAAGTCCTTAACAAATACGACTTTCAGCTTAAAAATGTTATAAGAACATGGATTTATTTGGATAAAATTTTATTACTGTATGATGAGTTCAATAAAGCACGTACAAAAGTATTTTTAGAAAATGGGTTATGGTCTGATTCCGTTGCTGTTGATAAAACTGAAGAAATATACATGCCTGCAAGCACCGGTATCAGCTGCGGTAATCCCCACGGATTGACTGTAATCTCAGATGTTTTGGCTATAAGAACTAAAAATTATGAAAAATTTAAGTTCACAAGTGAATCGGGTAAAGCTCAGAAGTCTGCAATGCGTTATGGTTCCGCTTTTTCAAGGGCTATTCTGCTGGATGACAAGACAAGCAAAAGCAAATATGTTTATTTATCCGGTACGGCATCAATAGATGATTTGGGGAATACAGTATATCTTGACGATATCGGATTGCAGATAGATAAGACATATTCCGTAATTGATGCCCTTTTGGATATAAGCTCAATGAAATTAAACAACATGACTGAAGGAACGGTATTCTTAAAAAAAGCAGAGTACATAGATGCATTTATTGAATACTGCAAAAGGCGAAATATTGAGTTGCCCGCACTGATTACAGTTGCAGACGTGTGTAGGGATAATTTGCTGTTTGAAATGGATGGAACATTTGCAGGTGGGTGTTAGGTATTTATGATAAAAGGTGGAACAAGAAATGTTAAGATATTTTAATATTATAGTTAAATTTTTAAAATATGCATTTATTCAGGCTTTGGAATATAAGGCTAACTTTATTCTGGGAGGCTTGTTTGAGTTCTTGTGGGTAATTCTAAATGTAATTTTTTTCAAAGCATTATATCAAAATACCACTTCCATTGCAGGATGGTCAGTAGATGAAGTACTGTTACTGGTATTTATATGCGGACTTGTAGATAGTGTACACTCATTTTTCTTTGCATCAGGATTTATTGACATACCAAACCTGATACGGCAAGGAAATCTGGATTTACTTTTATTAAAACCCATTAACAAAAGATTCTTTCTGTCTTTTCGGTTAATCAATGTCGGTCAGATTTTAAATGTAATCTTCAATGTAGTAATGATTATAATTTATACAAATAAGATTACCACTAATTTAAGCCTGCCCGATGTATTGTTGTTTATACTGCTGATAATAGGTGCACTGGTAATAGTAAACGCCTTCTACTTCTCATTATCCATGCTGGCTTTCTGGGTTATCAAGGTTAATGCGATTATAGGCTATTCACAGGAATTATTTACAGTTGGTAATAAACCTATTAATGTATACCCGAAAATAATACAGAAAATATTTACTTATTTGATACCTTTGGGTGTAGCATTCAGTTATCCGATTTTATATCTATCCCATAAGTTATCGACTTCCAGCTTAATTGCCGGATTTGTAATTGCAGTTATCTTTTTTGCATTATCCCATGTTTTATACAGACAAGGTATAAAAAAGTATACAAGTGCTACCAGCTGATGATTTATATAAGGAGAGGTAACAATGAAGGTCATAAATGTAAGAGATATTTCAAAAACATATCAATATTATAAAAAACAAGAGGGAATAAGGGGCAGCTTAAAAAACCTGATACATAAGGAAATCCCGAGTAAGGAAGCTGTCAGGAATCTCAGTTTTTCTATTGAAAAAGGGGATATGGTAGGGTTTATTGGGATGAATGGTGCAGGTAAAACTACAACTTTGAAAATGTTATCCGGAATTTTGAAGCCTACATCCGGTGAAGTTGATGTTTTAGGATACAATCCCTTTGATAAAAAGAACGACTTTTTAAAGAGAATATCAATGGTAATGGGAAGCAGAAGTCAACTGTGGCTTGATATACCTGCAATAGAGGCATTTGCCCTGAATAAAGAAATCTACGGGATTGAAGAAAAACAGTATAAAGATACACTGGACGAGTTGGTTGAGCTGTTAAATGTGGGTCAATTAATCAACACTCAGGTAAGGAGATTGTCTCTGGGTGAAAGAATGAAAATGGAGTTGATTCTTTCACTACTGCATTCACCGGAGATTATTTTTCTGGATGAACCTACTATAGGTTTGGACATTGTATCACAGAATGTTATCCGTAAGATGCTTAAAGCCTACAACCAAAAACATAATATTACAATAATACTAACCAGTCATAATCTGGATGATATTGAGACAGTATGCAGCAAGCTTATGATAATAGACTCGGGGCAATTGATGTTTAATGGACAACTGGAGGATTTTATTCAAAAGCAGACATCAACAAAAATTCTCAGGATTAAATGTTCCAGGGATCCTGCCAGAATTAAGGCGGTAATGGGAGAACACAAGGTTGAAATTCTCAGTGAAGATAATGAGAGAATGAATGTAAAGGTAAGCAAAGAAAGTGTTATGCAGCTGACAAATATATTGATGAGCGAATGTATGAATGACATAAAAGACATCAGTATAGAGGAGGCAGACATGCAGGAGATTATCTGTAATTTATATATATAGTATTGGAGAAATTTATTTATGAATAAGTATTTAAAAATCATGAATACTAGTTTACAGAATAACATGGAATACAGATTTCAGTTTATGACTACAATTATCTGCTCCTTCATTCCGTTTGCTGTAAACTCATTAATCTGGTTGTCTATCAATAATTATTCATCTGATCTTTATGGGTATTCATTAAATGAAATATTTACCTATTATTTTATTATGATGATTGTTAACAACCTTTTGCAATGTGATATTGCTTACACGGTTTGTGACGATATAAGGTCCGGGACCATTATACCTTATTTGTTAAAGCCTTTGGACTATATGGGCTATCACTTGTTTAACGAACTGCCCAGAAAAGTAGTGTTTATTATATGGGGAGCTGCTCCGACAGCAGTTTTATTCCTATTTATCAGAAAATCACTTACCCTGAGCTGGGATCCTATTTTGATTGCACAGTTCATGGTCAGTCTTATTATCGGAATACTCATCAGCTTTCTACTGTACTATTTATTGGGATTGCTGGCTTTTACATTTTCTCAGGTTGGAAACTTTATTATGGGGTATGGAGTTTTACTAACAATAATATCAGGAAAGATATTTCCGCTAACGCTTATGCCCGGGCTTGTTAGAAGAATTTTAGATTTTACGCCTTTTCAATATACAGCATACGTACCGGTAACAATTTTGCAGAACAAGTATGGTGGCTATACCGAAGTATTTGGTGTAATAATGCTTGGAATTGTATGGATTGCCGTATTATACGGAATTTGCAGATTACTCTGGAAAAACGGATTAAATAAATACTCTGCATTCGGTGGTTAATAACAGAGGTTAATGGATTTAGGGGGATAGATGGATACATACATATCTAATATAAGCTATGCTACAGGTGAACAAAGGGAGATTGTATCATTGTCCGGTAATGGAGTAGATGAGCGTACTATTGCAATGTTCTCAAAGTTCGGACTTAAGTATTACCGGGAATTCAACGGGTCAATTTATGATCTGGCAGTAAAGGCGGCTGAACAAACTCTTAAGGAGAACCACAATCAAATAGAGGAAATGATTTTTACCACAGGAAGCTTCCATTCCCAACCCGAACCGTATAACAGGATTTCAAACATCAGAGAGTTGAACACGGTAATTAACAAACTGGGGATAGCTGCTTATCCATATGGAATATTTCTATCTGATTGTGCAAATGTAATCTCCGCCATACATATTGGAAAGAGTTTACTGTGTGAGAACCCGGATAAGGATATACTGATTGTTTCATCGGATGTTACAGGTCAAACGGAATCGAGAATTGTACCACCCGGTTCCTCAATAAAAAGCGACGGAGCAGGGAGTTGTATAATATCCGGTAAACCCAATGGAGCCAGCTTTATGATTCTGGCAGTTAAACAGTATCATAATAGCAGAATGCTGAATAATTCAGGGTTTGCAAATTATTCTATTGAACTTATGAAATGTATGGACTTCATTAAAGATGAGTTCTTTAAGGAGGGCAGCGGCAACTACAAATTAGTTCTGGTGAATAACTATAGCACCGGGTTTGCCAGAAGTCTGGCAAAACAAATCGGTATTCCCGTAGAAATAATATATACGGAGCAAATTGCCGGTTATGCTCATTGCTTTGCATCAGACATATTCATAAACTTATCAAAATTGATTGCAGACGGGTGTATATCCGATGGAGACAATATTCTTGCCATTGCATCAGGGCCCAGTTCTATCAGTGGAATAAGCCTTAAATATGTTAATAAATAAAGGGTATTAAAATAAATCTATTAAAATATATCAGAAAAGAGGAGACGGCAATGGATAGTGTTAAGGAAATTTTTC
This region of Clostridium sp. BNL1100 genomic DNA includes:
- a CDS encoding non-ribosomal peptide synthetase; translation: MSNANLITLFDKAVEIYRNEPAIIFEGKTITYTELENNINKLAELLIHKNIKKGNYVGVCIRKSPELIYAAMAVLKLGAVYVPLAPEYPVARTDYIIKDAGIDSLIADSDMRNKFNVKNVVCPTEDLSETNVPKIATEIMQQDDLAYAIYTSGTTGKPKGVMIHCGGFLNRIQWQRKYFNVDSKDRVLHKAPIGFDISLWEMFLPLVSGAALVISKENGYMDVEYIINLIESTRVTISQFVPSILRILVEYTNTNGNSKLACLRKIVSSGEELTFGLLKAFTQHYPNIKLYNFYGPTEASICVTACCLNECERKSYVPLGDAIDNMEVFLLDDDNRLITDSHIKGEICIGGIGVGKGYINKPQETEYAFCKHYSREGEVMYRTGDIGYYCDNDLVYVGRKDQTVKIRGNRVDLGEIEVKICEIHQIEAAVVKCFKTEQESQILAAFYKPVNKDSDSLKIQELLAGYLKNELPAYMLPQQYIKVDEFELTSNGKIDREKLKLEEKTSRINENNGFYGDKDKKAIIIELFTKYLNCEISEDDDFFILGGSSLEAIRMIMEINNELNISLKYTDVMLDLTVNGIVNACD
- a CDS encoding endoribonuclease L-PSP, producing the protein MKIEIKESNENYNLYVKSVDGKQVFITIANQNKDQDILKTASLLYKKAYEILTKYNITVFHERFFGTSKFYHDVQKIRAEELKLNTQDKCFSYIEGSPYWGEGISGINVHGIILCDEEIKDVEFNGIVCGKLYKTDAVDYMLVHTVHGNKESDYYGQTYEMFQSMIQVLNKYDFQLKNVIRTWIYLDKILLLYDEFNKARTKVFLENGLWSDSVAVDKTEEIYMPASTGISCGNPHGLTVISDVLAIRTKNYEKFKFTSESGKAQKSAMRYGSAFSRAILLDDKTSKSKYVYLSGTASIDDLGNTVYLDDIGLQIDKTYSVIDALLDISSMKLNNMTEGTVFLKKAEYIDAFIEYCKRRNIELPALITVADVCRDNLLFEMDGTFAGGC
- a CDS encoding LysE family transporter codes for the protein MVHIFSIASYGFWLSISLILPIGPQNMFILLHSLTQKNIKHDFIIASAAALSDTILIFLGVSGFANIISENQIVIYALYIFSVGFLTYIGISLWRRKLQVEQIKGEAFNKNLLRKSMHIFAISMFNPQAILDTVVVIGIASVDYNNTADKFIFGLACVLTSFIFFYTIVIIGKLVNSNISQRNYKLLDRLSAILMWIFACRSLIKLF
- a CDS encoding radical SAM protein, with amino-acid sequence MLKRRPIMEIMESTKQNDVIFIQPHLLTDELKHEQNKIVVEFWEAMHKHAVLLGDIPSEPNHGIFFIAGTLLKAGYAVDALDFYAYDRYLRYKEGRKIEYSDIENAIKTKNARVYAISSKTVAINRAIEIARIIKKFHPEAITVFGGLHPTLYGEELLKEHSDVVDYVSRGEGEDSTLEFLEYLDGKRGIEEVKNLMYMGKDGKVVHNPRRLVTDVDIDNLPFPAYELICQESSPIVPRVLAARGCPHGCAFCTITHYYDRKFKLRSPESVISEIQYMKDNFDIEFYCMGDLTYSINREYAHQICNLLIERKLNNIKWWCQTTVGRLNAEDLALMKEAGCIQVAFGVEAEDQSILNNVDKPHAASKTEVQCQLVKDAGMTVQTYWLIGLGGDTKKSVEHRIQKIKTFIETGLTDSIHISVPVPFPGTPIWYEPEKYGYTINHTDFSKYWMNCDELGYGKPVLNTEKLSADHLYMYWQLALSTATASFEKVAKEQANNFAHFQPKGLFTPKSESEMPAFV
- a CDS encoding ABC-2 family transporter protein produces the protein MNKYLKIMNTSLQNNMEYRFQFMTTIICSFIPFAVNSLIWLSINNYSSDLYGYSLNEIFTYYFIMMIVNNLLQCDIAYTVCDDIRSGTIIPYLLKPLDYMGYHLFNELPRKVVFIIWGAAPTAVLFLFIRKSLTLSWDPILIAQFMVSLIIGILISFLLYYLLGLLAFTFSQVGNFIMGYGVLLTIISGKIFPLTLMPGLVRRILDFTPFQYTAYVPVTILQNKYGGYTEVFGVIMLGIVWIAVLYGICRLLWKNGLNKYSAFGG
- a CDS encoding ATP-binding cassette domain-containing protein, whose product is MKVINVRDISKTYQYYKKQEGIRGSLKNLIHKEIPSKEAVRNLSFSIEKGDMVGFIGMNGAGKTTTLKMLSGILKPTSGEVDVLGYNPFDKKNDFLKRISMVMGSRSQLWLDIPAIEAFALNKEIYGIEEKQYKDTLDELVELLNVGQLINTQVRRLSLGERMKMELILSLLHSPEIIFLDEPTIGLDIVSQNVIRKMLKAYNQKHNITIILTSHNLDDIETVCSKLMIIDSGQLMFNGQLEDFIQKQTSTKILRIKCSRDPARIKAVMGEHKVEILSEDNERMNVKVSKESVMQLTNILMSECMNDIKDISIEEADMQEIICNLYI
- a CDS encoding ABC-2 family transporter protein, whose translation is MLRYFNIIVKFLKYAFIQALEYKANFILGGLFEFLWVILNVIFFKALYQNTTSIAGWSVDEVLLLVFICGLVDSVHSFFFASGFIDIPNLIRQGNLDLLLLKPINKRFFLSFRLINVGQILNVIFNVVMIIIYTNKITTNLSLPDVLLFILLIIGALVIVNAFYFSLSMLAFWVIKVNAIIGYSQELFTVGNKPINVYPKIIQKIFTYLIPLGVAFSYPILYLSHKLSTSSLIAGFVIAVIFFALSHVLYRQGIKKYTSATS
- a CDS encoding peptidoglycan-binding protein gives rise to the protein MGKIEVATQWMIDLANDNTHGYDQGYRWGEYGDYDCSSAVITAWQTAGVPVKSNGATYTGNMKNVFLNTGFSDVISSVVLSSGSGLVRGDVLLNSTSHTAMYIGNGQIVHASINENGTVTGGQAGDQTGKEICIRSYYNKPWDCILRYNEGSTPPTNGNTIVQKGQVQANNFTGSSIATDGIRGAETKKAGIKVLQTAMNLDYNAGLVVDGIWSTTSSNALGNHYVTVGETQYMVTAAEILVMLRGYDPNGVEYPGIFGSGLTSAINSFKSANGLPANGVCDSSTFLSLIS